TCTTCTTCTGCTAACACTACAAAGGATTCCCCTTTTATTATCTCCTTAATATATGTATAACAACCTTCCCTACTTGAATGCATACTATTTAAAATAAACCCATTGTTTTCATCATTCAATAATGCCAATGCAAAACTTAACTTTCCACCCATTTCTTTAAATGCATCATATTTTACGATACCCACTTTTTGATATGTAAGTAGTAGGTTTTCTGTTACTTTATCTATTTTTATTTTTAGTCTTTTACTTTCTAGCTTTAAATCTTCTAATTCATTAAATTTTACTGTAAACTGTGTTTCAAGACTTTTCCCATCCGCACCATTCATGAAACTTCTATATTTCTTATTTATTTTGCTATGCTTTATTAGCAAAATAATAACTAAGATAAACAAAAACAGGGAAAAACCAGCTAATCCGATAACTATATAACCTAAATCTAAACCAATGCTATCAATTACATCCATCTAATTCTTTCTCCTTATTTAATTGTTTCAAACAAATCAATGAGCCTTTCCAATTCTTCCATAGAGTAATACTCTATTTCTATTCGCCCATTATCTTTTGCTTTCTTCTTAATTGTAACTTTTGTTCCCATAATTCTTTTTATTTTTTCTTCAATGTTTTTATAAACAAAAGAATCGTCTTTTGTAATGGCTACTTCCTTTACTGCATCTTGTTCACTTTCAGAAAGCACCTTCT
The nucleotide sequence above comes from Anaerocolumna cellulosilytica. Encoded proteins:
- a CDS encoding DUF4446 family protein, with protein sequence MDVIDSIGLDLGYIVIGLAGFSLFLFILVIILLIKHSKINKKYRSFMNGADGKSLETQFTVKFNELEDLKLESKRLKIKIDKVTENLLLTYQKVGIVKYDAFKEMGGKLSFALALLNDENNGFILNSMHSSREGCYTYIKEIIKGESFVVLAEEEKLALEEAKKTKNFME